In one Mycobacteriales bacterium genomic region, the following are encoded:
- a CDS encoding glucose 1-dehydrogenase, translating to MFDLTGRTALITGASRGIGAAVAAAFVEAGAQVALNSRGVEQLAKTASEVGGHALPGDVTDPEIAGGVVAAAIEQLGHLDIVVNNVGGNGVMVPFPQLRFAGWSKVMRLNVDSTVHVLQAAAPHLLERGSGSVINVASVAGLSATPAMAQYGASKAAVISLTRTLAVEWASSGVRVNALCPGWTATDLNRSLWENADLYAGLTSTIPMGRWAKAEEMAGPAVFLASDASSFMTGQTLVVDGGQTAV from the coding sequence GTGTTCGATCTCACCGGCAGGACCGCTCTGATCACCGGCGCCTCCCGCGGCATCGGCGCCGCCGTCGCGGCCGCGTTCGTCGAGGCCGGCGCGCAGGTCGCGCTCAACAGCCGCGGCGTCGAGCAGCTGGCGAAGACCGCGTCCGAGGTCGGCGGCCACGCGCTGCCGGGCGACGTCACCGACCCCGAGATCGCCGGCGGCGTGGTCGCGGCCGCGATCGAGCAGCTCGGCCACCTCGACATCGTGGTCAACAACGTCGGCGGCAACGGGGTCATGGTCCCGTTCCCGCAGCTGCGGTTCGCCGGCTGGTCCAAGGTCATGCGGCTGAACGTGGACTCCACCGTGCACGTCCTGCAGGCCGCGGCGCCGCACCTGCTGGAGCGCGGCAGCGGCTCGGTGATCAACGTGGCCAGCGTCGCCGGCCTGTCCGCCACCCCGGCCATGGCGCAGTACGGCGCGTCCAAGGCCGCCGTGATCTCGCTGACCCGCACCCTCGCGGTCGAGTGGGCCAGCAGCGGGGTCCGGGTCAACGCGCTGTGCCCGGGCTGGACCGCGACCGATCTCAACCGCTCCCTCTGGGAGAACGCGGACCTCTACGCCGGGCTCACCTCGACCATCCCGATGGGCCGCTGGGCCAAGGCCGAGGAGATGGCCGGTCCGGCGGTGTTCCTGGCCTCGGACGCGTCGTCGTTCATGACCGGCCAGACGCTGGTCGTGGACGGGGGTCAGACCGCCGTCTGA